The genomic interval TTTTACACATGGGGCTTTCTTGAAATAATTGATTTGCTGTCTGTAGTATCACAGATTCACAGTGGATGATGATATCTGGACATACCGAcatagatttaaattagtaagttTTGGATTTTATAGGGGTTTGTTTGTAAAAATCTTGAATTGTTTATCTTTTTCCTCAAaagtttaatcaaattaaaatattggaatATTACTTGATAATTATAGTAATATTTGCAAGTGATAAATATGCTTCTATACACGTCaaattataaagaataaataaataaaaataaaagcattaaTAAACATATCTTGGCTATAGTGAGAATATTCGTCCATTTTATAATCCTTTTGTAAACAAACTATAATTGGAGGATACAGAAAGAAAAGGGCAAGGTGATGatgataaacttttgattgtagtttcaattatcaaaacaaGAACTATTAAGCTTATTGATGAAGCCCCCCATCTTTTTTGTGCTTTTTAATGCATGTTTAGTCAAATTTTATCAATGCGTGATGGTGGGgcctataatatttttccaataaaaagattatgaaattagggtgtgtttggtaCATAGATTACAGGGTATTAAAATActgtttatattaatttaatactaatattttttttctttttttaataataataaataatataattttttaatttaatataatattaatttttatttcttttatttttacatcataattattaataaattattattcatattttaatttttattatattaaaaatattactaaataatgtattatttaattatataataattaatatataaaattgattaataagtacttaaataatatataaaaataagaatataacttgatattacattttttaattatattatagtaattaatatataaaaattaatataactaataaaaatatttatatatgaataaatttaaataatattaatttaaaattaatactaataaaataataatataaaatatcattacgttatgatattatttagagattatttgattaaattatttactttgatctttatttcacatgttatatatttagaaaataccaaaaaataaatgttatgttGTCGATTATAAGGCTATAAACTTCAATctttatagaaaaattattttttaatatttaaactaaaaaataatgctaaatttctaaaatttaagacttctagattttgtatttttctaggtactaataaatattattttgtaaatatataatttaagttaatcataaaaaaattaatacagtacagtGTAGCACTAAATATTGTACAGTATTGTTATAATATGATGCTgatacaatacaatataatacaatatattaatattaatataatacaatataatataccaaacacacccttaaaTGATAAACTAATATCAGAACGTTCaagaataatcaaattaaagagAAGGTTAATGCGGTAGCATCCTATTCGTTGTCTCATTATGATCAATTCTCCCAACTTTACAACATTTTGATGCGTTGTCGAATAAAGagaaggttaaaaaaaaaaaaaagtaaccaTCGTTTTTTTCAATTAGCTACATAGCTGTGCATGAAAtcatccccccccccccccccttatATTAAACGTTGATTCTATgtttaagacaaaaaaaacaatgagGGCGGCCCTTATCCCGAATACTCTAAATGCAACGgctgtggttttttttttattttttaaaaaagacaacattagtttaaagtttaaacctttttaataataaaagatgaagagtttatattattttatcgtGCGTCAAGTTTTTTGGCCTTTTATTTATCGTCAGGTATTATAGTCAGAGTTTTATGATTGCCACCGACACACCTGAAAACATCTAATCTATCTATTTATACGGATGTGtgtgtgagtgtgtgtgtatttagCGACCTCAAGTCATCTTATAAATTTGACgacataaattaaataaatcttagactaattatttttggttaatttaccTCCATTCACATAAATCTTTATAATCATGCACCACATAtttcattcaaaatttcaaagtggaGTTCCCACGAATGTATGCAAACCTTTAGTTAATGTTATCTTTTTAGCAAATTCACATGGAATTTTGGAGGATCAATCATCTTTTATATTCTTCTTTATCTCATTATCTGTCtctccattaaaatttttgaaccGCTTGTTCAAAAGTGAGACTTTTTCCTATTGAGTAGAGACACCTTACTCGCTCGTCACAAGGCGAAAACGACACCCAAATAAGAAAAAGCCACGTATGTGGGGTacaaaattgacaaaaaagGGTGTCCCAAACATGTTACCATCACTCGTTTCTCCACGTAATCCCCTCCCACGTCAATCACAGGACAAAATCTTAGATTGTTACTTGCAACTCCCCCAACTGAGCTTATAATCACATGCAAACGCACCTATGTTAATGTTCCCACCCGTATTCTTTTTTTGATGGGGCCCCAACCATATTCAATCATCCATCCATTTTTTGAAGGCTTAACTTTTCCCTGAACTAcagttcaaaaaaaatatatatatatatataaactctCCCTGAACTAACCAATGGGCCTTTACCATATTCAATCATCCACCCGTGTTGTCTTTTTGTCACCACCCGTATTCTTTTTTTGATGGGGCCCTAACCATATTCAATCATCCAATTTTGAAGGTTTAACTTTTCCTGAACGGTCTTACTTCCATGGGAGAATCATTACATTTATAATGGTGAATATAAGGGTTCGAGCTTctataagaattttataaagattaaTTTCAGTACTCtcttaattattagttaattgaGTAAAGATAGTCTCTTCCTTACTTATAGTGTGAGTAGAGTAGAcacccctcgaatattagagagtgtttaaagaatttgAACAAGTGCTTAATATTAGTAACAATCTGTGTATAAcagaattcaaaaaaaaaatttcactgaCTTAGCTAATAAGCTTCAGGATTAAGGCTAGTttggtaatattataatatttaaaataattgtcattatttgtattttaaaaataattaactagaagggaatcaattaaatatttaatagaatttattttaaaagtgttGCGAGTCTTATTGTTAAACTGttgtaagaatataaataactgaattcgacaaaatattgaataaaatctaCTTAGACATTTATAagcatgtatataaaatatttttgtgttgtgtatatataacaattaataactaaaataaatattttatgttattaattttatttgtttattttgttatctctaGATAATTGGTTATAACAATAATCTTTTactattaatgattttatttcttaattaataagataattttagatttttataatatacctgaggatatatatgaaattgtattaagtaTACAATAAATTCtcaaagttaaatttttcaaaaactactCATtccctattttttaaaatctcatataggataaaataattttaccaaGAGTGATTTCTAAAAGAgtttactaaattaaatttacttttagattttcaaaatcaattttaaactttCCAAAAATAATCTTAAACAGACTCTAAGTCGAgtgattttcaaataattttttttaattaattattggagATAGAATAAGTAGTTAAAATCTCCtgaatttgattatttgataGGACTCGATCAGGCATGTGCTCTCGCAACATGTGTAATGTAtagaagtttaaaaaatatatttgagatGTTTAAATTTAGACTAATAGGAAATTAACACTTATTGGGATGTCGATCTATTCATTGCGTTTGTACATGGAGTGTCGTTTTGGAGGACAAGCAGGGAATGCCTTGgtcaaatcaataaataaaaagtgcCGTTTGCTTTCATCTTCAAGACAAGAAGCTGGATGGTCGCTTGACAGGAAGAGTTATTTTCGGTCCATCAGTATGTGTCGGCAAGGGAAGGGGGTTGCAATTTCCAGCTTTGATTTTTCCATCTTTGATTTGGACATTTCGAGGTGGCAGTCCATCACCTTTTTAAGTCAATGGCGTGACTGAATGAATGCAAAGACCAAAACAAACATTTGCCGTCTTGAGTGTGCGCAAAAGACTTATGAAACCGTACAAGAAAAAAGTTCTGCAAGTGTACATCATTAACAGTCTGCATTTCCAAGTGCTCTGGAActagaagaaaaatgaatatccTCAAAACAAGTATTAGATATAAATCCCGGCATATCGCAGGGGAACAAACCTTTTTGGACAGCCGGGAAGTGAAAAATAAGGGCTCAGGGCATTATTGAACACCGAGTAATATTAATAACTTGGAAGGCTAAAATTCTCTAGAGAGAAAGGACACTCATTGCATCGTCAAAAAATACTTTTCTGCAAGTGAGAAGAGTACTATCACGCGGATTACAAATTATACAACATGAGGCAAAAAATGATACAGAAAAGATAGAAGTATGGCCATGGCACTGACCGTATGAAAAACTTGGCTGAAATAGCCTAGCTAGAAGAACCACCATCTCTTTTGCCGAGCCTTCTGCAACAAAATATAAGCAAGCACTGTTTAAGAATGCATAAATAGAAAGGAGATGAAAGTGCAAGTGTACTTTTCATGTAGTAATTTTTCCGAAACATTAAAGCAAGATCTAAAAATTCCTAGTTACACCCAGCTGAGAAGAGACAAATCAATTCAAGGTAACACCCTGCCATACTGCTTAGTGCTTACCCACCCCCaacttaaaagtttaaaaatatatatatataattgctaAGAAGGGCAGAGAAACCTTCTGattcttattcttattttcattctgTGGATGCATTAGAATAGGCCGAGAAAGGACAGCGTTGTCAATGTTCTGCACGAATGGCCgcaccttctcctccaacatcTCATTCAActgataataacaaaataatcataCCCTACTTCAGAATGCAACAAAAACGTATTGACAACACTGCAAATTAGCCCACAGAAAATGCAGGATAGTATTTAGGAAATGCAAATCGATGTATATGTATGATTGTATATGCCATGTAACATGCGTGCATGAGTTCTAAATGTCATTCCATCTTCTGGTAAGCTTCATGATTCTTCCTCTTTCAGTTCACAACAGCCAAACTTATGAACAAGAATGAATGCATAACTGAGTGCAACTGTGTGAAAAGCAAAATAATCAGAAAAAAGGCTAAGCTTATCAACTTTCTGCAGcaatcaaattaaagaaaaagtttttaacatttctttttcttttctaggTTCTCTTGATTAACAAATCATAGTTACCCAAAAAGACAGATGTGCAAAAAATTTTGCCCTGATTTTGACAAAGATTTGAAATCTGATCTCTTAAATAAACAGAAAGCTTTTCAGTCAAGTCTTTATAAAATCCATCATGTTATAAGCCATAGTAAATCTTGTCAGCAAAGCCGTAATCTCACccaaaagggaaaaaggaaaataatatactGAGCGTTCAATCAGGGAGAATAAACATTAAGTTTTCCAAACCTTTTCTTGCCGCCATTTAGTTTCCCACTGAGCATCCAACATTTTATCAGCAATTTCTCTTTGAGCATTAAGAAGAACAGTCTTCTCATATAACTTTTTTGGGTCTTTGAGATCATCCTCACTCCAAGAAGAGGCATTTAGTGGAAGGTCCAGGTCCTGCAAGTGCTCAACAGTTGGCTCCAATAATATTTCCTTAATTCTATTTAGCACTACCaacatgtaataaaaattcaagcaAATACTGGATATCTAAACTACAGTGTATAGATTAGCAATATAGGGTACGCACACCCCAGTTTTCAGGCCGCAGTGGAGGATCAAGCTTCATGACTTCTGTCTCTAGAGCCTTCTTGGCCTTGTAGTAAGGGATGTTTTTCACTATAACAGGGTCTTCCCTAGCACGGACAGGATCTATGGAGATCAAGGCCTGCAAATGATAAATGATTTCATATTAGTGACTTTGAGCAATAGTGCACAAGTAGGTAGAGTCCTGCTCTTGGAATCCTCAAAGAGAAGGATTGGCGAGAGCCATTTCCCAGTAGTGGAGTGGACCGAGGAGCATAGCATTCGAAGGTCAGCATAAGGAGCGTAGCGTTTGAGGGTCAGTATCTATCTTCtagtttttttcattatttattttataatcattatGTTGATTTCCGGTTGCATTGTGCAGAAGTTCAATTATCAATACACAGATAGGAATAGGAACAGAAAGTGTTTGCATACATACACACAGACAAACAATGGAGTCATCAACTGATTGAAAGATATCAATATATGTCATTAATCATGATCCTCACCAAATAGAAAAAGGTAAATCAGTTACATTTCTAAACAGTATAAAATCCAGACAATTAGAACATCTTGAATATTGAAATCTTTTTCACTCTTTCATATTCATTCCAGGATAAACAAATAACTTCGTACAATCATGTTTGATACATCAAAATTGGAAAGGGATTCTGGAAATGAAATAGAAAAGGGGTGGAAAATTAGAGCATTAAGAATGGAATTTCagttattcaataatatgaaaatattgcATAATTCATGTGTCCTTTAGAAAGAGATAGGCCATAGGGGGGAGTTTCTGTCATGTCAAGTAATCCCCACAAACTCACAAGTTCATCATGTGTAAGTACTAAGGTCAATATTCAAAATGTGATAAAACTTCaggaaaaggaaacaaaactGAAACCAGAACTTAAGGACTGGTTAGATAAATCAGGACTTGAAAATTCATCGGAagtctttttgttttaaacagaaaaaaatttaaattaaagtgcttaaactttttattcaatatGAATCTCTGCAAAAAGGGAACACACTAGATGGAAACATAGTTTAATAAAgacaaatttatataatactGGGAAGTACTTGGAAAGtatgaaaagaaataagaaataacATAAAGTAAATGAAATCTTTCACAACTTCCCACAGAATCCAAGTATTAACCACATTGCTTTTCAACATCCATCCCATGGAAACATCCAATTGGCCATGACCATATCATTATCATTCTTTTACAGGACATTACACAGCAGACTgccaactttttcttttttgtagaAAAGTCACATTTGTGAACTGAAAGAGTCAGTGAATTTCGGAAGAAGAGATATTTGCAGTAAGAAGATTATCTTACTTCCTGCAAGTGCTCCCAACCGGGACTTCTCTTGGCCACCAACTCACGAAGTTGATCGTACCTCATAGATTCCTAACCATGCAAAGaccaaaaaaatacaatcaCCCACCATTAGCAGCAGTAATTTCAAAGATCAAAATACTGAATAACCATAATAACAATATCAATTCAATTGTTAGCCTGAATATGAGATGTTCAGCTCTAAGCATACTGTTAGAGagttcatattatttttatgttcttCTTTCAGCTTGCGTGGAATAAGCAAAATGGTGAAGCCACAACTttaggtaaaataaataagaattaaaacatGTGGCATTTCATAAATGGAAGTTCAAGAATTAGCTGGAACCATATATCCAGTTACTGTTGGGATGAAAATAAAAGGTCAATGACTCTGTGCAGCTAATGCATGGATTAAAAAGAGCATTATCATTATGCTTTCAAGCTCAGGCTAAGTACTGGTGCCAAGTTTTAGCATGCTTTTTTACAGACACGGTTTTAACCAAAACTTCCACACACTGAGCAGGTAATATGGAATATGGGATGTCAGACTCTAATTTCTAAAGTATACAGCAAAATCAATAATCTAGCCAAAACCTTTTATTAGACAACgcttaaagaaaatgaacaattttataaaattttatgcatgcaATGACATTTTTTATAACAGCGGCAGAATCTTgactttgaaaaaataaatttgcaaTCCATAGTACATAAGgtgtagagagagaaagagacagagagacagagaaagagagagaggatggaaaattgcaaaataaatagtaaccaaataataatagggggagaaagaaaaaatcattctGGAACCTTGTATTGCCACCAAATTTTCTGCTTGACCTCATCATCAAAGTCAAATCCACCCACAATTTGAGGAAAGGTCATCAACCAGAATGCTGCAATACTGGGGTCTCTCATGCTTTCAACTATATGCTGAAACAGTAAACAAAGTCAAAAAACATAGTATGAATTAGAACAAAATGTTGTTCTAAGGCACTAACTCTGAAATCTGCATTAGctatatttttatgtaaaaagaatttatagaCAGTAATCatatttatacataaaaaGAACGATGATTTAAAAAGCATTGCATACCGGGAAAGGAATATAGTAACAACAAAGTAGACAATAAAATTGACCTTCAAGAATGACTATCCCATGAATAACAGCAAACTATATATATCCATTCGAAAGAATGTT from Citrus sinensis cultivar Valencia sweet orange chromosome 9, DVS_A1.0, whole genome shotgun sequence carries:
- the LOC102606799 gene encoding uncharacterized protein LOC102606799 isoform X1, which produces MSRGSDRFMKSVKQFTDFHYKQFTTRHGQQLIDIFEFPIKLVLSPFTLAFDIAGSAPRGFGVPELISKLSYVSVFAVAAIGTYDIAFELGKKVICQRHCRTCNGWQALRCTMCRGSGQVQYQVKGYTLRSGEKATAEHVADAIADNRAELVHLPSTIDLNTPLPSKDCPTCDGTGVMGCPECKNKLQVTISADDIMEPPWKAYNVLRKMDYPYEHIVESMRDPSIAAFWLMTFPQIVGGFDFDDEVKQKIWWQYKESMRYDQLRELVAKRSPGWEHLQEALISIDPVRAREDPVIVKNIPYYKAKKALETEVMKLDPPLRPENWGDLDLPLNASSWSEDDLKDPKKLYEKTVLLNAQREIADKMLDAQWETKWRQEKLNEMLEEKVRPFVQNIDNAVLSRPILMHPQNENKNKNQKKARQKRWWFF